Proteins from a genomic interval of Trifolium pratense cultivar HEN17-A07 linkage group LG6, ARS_RC_1.1, whole genome shotgun sequence:
- the LOC123892448 gene encoding non-specific lipid-transfer protein 1-like: MPSSMLVKVICLSMICLVLDIPLANAALSCGQIQLTVAPCLGYLRNPGPSVSAPCCNGLRGIYGQSKSIADRQSVCRCVKGTIFGLPGINLSALSSIAPKCGINLPYKISPSINCNTIP; this comes from the coding sequence ATGCCTAGCTCAATGCTCGTCAAAGTTATTTGCTTGTCTATGATATGTTTGGTTTTGGACATTCCCTTGGCCAACGCTGCCCTTTCTTGTGGTCAGATACAACTTACTGTAGCACCATGCCTTGGGTACCTTAGGAACCCAGGACCATCTGTCTCAGCACCATGTTGCAATGGACTTAGGGGTATTTATGGCCAGAGTAAGTCTATTGCTGATCGTCAAAGTGTTTGCAGGTGCGTCAAAGGAACTATATTCGGCTTACCTGGAATCAATCTTTCGGCCCTTTCTAGCATCGCTCCTAAGTGTGGTATCAATTTGCCTTACAAGATTAGCCCCTCCATTAACTGCAACAC